A window from Schistosoma haematobium chromosome 1, whole genome shotgun sequence encodes these proteins:
- the CAP1_1 gene encoding F-actin-capping protein subunit alpha, variant 3 (EggNog:ENOG410V64Z~COG:T), protein MLEHRHTYQRPTIVVFLDIRAAFDSLDRTVLWDCLLKKGVPEKFINILKALYTNTSGRVRAYNHLSPLFYSSSGVRQGCPISPFPFNFAIDDILETALMDVSNGGVDLLPGERLLDLEYADDIIQAMQSALNQLAISVRRYGMCFAPSKCKVLPQDCQDSNPVLTLDGEQIEVVEKFVYLCSFIRAGDGMSDEVNSGIMKARAAYANLGHLWRLLDVRLAVKGRIYNASV, encoded by the coding sequence atgttagaacaccgccatacttatcaaaggccaacaatcgtagtgtttcttgacatcagggctgccttcgattcgttggataggactgttctctgggattgtctattgaagaagggtgtgcctgaaaagtttattaacatcctaaaagccctatatacaaacacctcaggcagagtgagggcatacaaccacctttctccattgttctattcgagcagtggggttaggcagggttgcccaatctcgcCATTCcccttcaactttgccatcgacgacattctggaaacagctctgatggatgtaagtaatggcggtgtcgATCTactgcctggagaaagacttctcgaccttgagtatgcggacgatattatccaagccatgcaatccgcacttaatcagttggcaatcagtgtccgtaggtatggtatgtgctttgcaccttcgaagtgcaaagtacttccacAAGACTgtcaggattctaatcctgtactcactctggatggtgagcagatagaagtagtcgagaagttcgtgtatctgtgTAGCTTCATACGTGCTGGTGATGGCATGAGTGATGAGGTCAATTCAGgtataatgaaagccagagcggcttatgctaatctgggccatctttggcgccttcttgATGTCAGACTGGcagtaaaaggtcggatctacaacgcatcgGTGTGA
- the CAP1_1 gene encoding F-actin-capping protein subunit alpha (EggNog:ENOG41KOG2675~COG:T,Z), whose product MSRNTNRLSCLSCYKRRRKCTKSSGSDYANCVNKQTLNDTRQADQDGSAKETLSLSTISHTPGAGDGGSASLGDWSTVHQLDGIDASKVNLLCEGSSNNTSSVLVVLNRVEFCDRLESIVLRLERIAQTITPEKTPGLVAFELIIANSLKNYIACSKKLGGNIQSQSLCVQNAFGFVRDLIELSNIYSKPTEVDMDVHLKPLHFKMIEIANFRVGAMSVRKCQLSTIADSVLILNWVGSSSASQYVKELKDSTWLSANKVFQYCRERCGNVRSVDSLPFAPKCLRIT is encoded by the exons ATGAGCAGGAATAC CAATAGGCTTAGTTGTCTGTCTTGTTATAAACGCCGCCGTAAATGTACAAAAAGTAGTGGCTCAGACTATGCTAACTGTGTAAACAAGCAAACCCTAAACGATACTAGACAGGCTGACCAAGATGGAAGTGCTAAGGAGACTTTGTCTCTATCAACTATTAGTCACACTCCGGGTGCTGGGGACGGGGGTTCAGCTAGTTTAGGCGACTGGTCTACGGTTCACCAACTTGATGGAATTGATGCTTcaaaagtgaatttattatgtGAGGGCAGCAGCAACAACACGTCATCCGTATTAGTCGTTCTCAACAGAGTAGAGTTCTGTGATCGTTTAGAAAGCATAGTTCTTCGGCTTGAAAGGATAGCACAAACAATAACACCAG AAAAAACTCCTGGACTGGTTGCTTTTGAACTGATTATTGCTAATAGCCTTAAAAATTATATCGCATGTAGTAAAAAGTTGGGAGGAAACATACAATCTCAG TCATTATGTGTCCAAAACGCTTTCGGCTTCGTCAGGGATCTCATTGAACTATCCAACATTTATAGCAAACCAACTGAAGTGGATATGGATGTCCACTTAAAGCCTCTTCATTTTAAGATGATTGAGATAGCA AACTTCAGGGTTGGAGCTATGTCCGTACGGAAGTGTCAGCTATCAACCATTGCAGATTCTGTCCTTATACTGAATTGGGTTGGGTCT TCTTCAGCATCGCAGTACGTTAAAGAATTGAAGGACTCAACATGGTTGAGCGCTAACAAAGTCTTTCAGTATTGCCGTGAGAG ATGCGGCAATGTTCGCTCTGTGGATTCCTTACCGTTTGCTCCTAAATGTCTAAGGATTACTTGA